Proteins encoded within one genomic window of Mycolicibacterium monacense:
- a CDS encoding multidrug effflux MFS transporter, producing MATSPHVDENPALSAPVPVAPSRARMIVVLGALVALGPLTIDMYLPALPSIADELSVSSSVAQLTLTGTLAGLALGQLLVGPLSDSLGRRRPLMAGIVLHMLASVLCMLAPDITVLGVARGLQGMGAAAATVVAIAVVGDLFSGTAAATVMSRLMLVLGVAPVLAPSLGAAVLLHASWQWVFAALVVLAGGLLLVAALVLPETLPVAHRRPLKVRGIADTYASLLRDPRFVVLVLVAALGMSGLFAYIAGAAFVLQGDYGLDQQTFALVFGAGAVALIGTTQFNVVLLRRFAPQQIMVWALAVASLAGVVFVGLTVAHIGGLTGFLVSVWTILAAMGLVLPNAPAVALSRHNEAAGTAAALLGAGQFGLGAAVAPLVGVLGNDEFALALVMTVGTVVALVALMAVGLRGNREDSDNPDEVTDDAVEVADGALASAAEPA from the coding sequence ATGGCAACATCCCCGCACGTGGACGAGAACCCTGCCCTCAGCGCGCCGGTGCCCGTCGCGCCGAGCCGGGCGCGGATGATCGTGGTGCTCGGCGCTCTCGTCGCGCTCGGTCCGCTCACCATCGACATGTATCTGCCCGCGTTGCCGAGCATCGCCGACGAACTGAGCGTGTCCTCGTCGGTCGCGCAGCTCACGCTCACCGGAACCCTGGCGGGCCTGGCGCTCGGCCAGCTGCTCGTGGGTCCGCTGTCGGATTCCCTCGGGCGGCGACGCCCGCTGATGGCCGGGATCGTGCTGCACATGCTGGCGTCGGTGCTGTGCATGCTGGCACCCGACATCACCGTGTTGGGTGTGGCGCGCGGATTGCAGGGGATGGGCGCTGCCGCCGCGACCGTGGTGGCGATCGCCGTCGTCGGGGACCTGTTCTCCGGGACCGCCGCGGCGACGGTGATGTCGCGGCTGATGCTCGTCCTGGGCGTCGCGCCGGTGCTGGCGCCGTCGCTGGGCGCGGCGGTGCTGCTGCACGCGTCGTGGCAGTGGGTGTTCGCCGCGCTGGTCGTCCTCGCCGGCGGGTTGCTCCTGGTGGCGGCCCTGGTGCTGCCGGAGACCCTGCCGGTGGCGCACCGCCGTCCGCTGAAGGTGCGCGGCATCGCCGACACCTACGCCTCGCTGCTGCGCGACCCGCGGTTCGTGGTGCTGGTGCTGGTGGCGGCACTGGGCATGTCCGGACTGTTCGCCTACATCGCCGGCGCGGCGTTCGTGCTGCAGGGTGACTACGGGCTGGACCAGCAGACCTTCGCGCTGGTGTTCGGCGCCGGGGCGGTCGCCCTGATCGGCACCACGCAGTTCAACGTGGTGCTGCTGCGCCGGTTCGCACCGCAGCAGATCATGGTGTGGGCGCTGGCCGTGGCGTCGCTGGCCGGTGTCGTCTTCGTCGGTCTGACGGTCGCCCACATCGGTGGTCTGACCGGGTTCCTGGTGTCGGTGTGGACCATCCTCGCCGCGATGGGCCTGGTGCTGCCGAATGCGCCGGCCGTCGCGCTGTCGCGGCACAACGAGGCCGCCGGCACGGCGGCGGCCCTGCTCGGCGCCGGGCAGTTCGGGCTCGGTGCGGCGGTGGCGCCGTTGGTCGGCGTGCTCGGCAACGACGAGTTCGCGCTCGCCCTGGTCATGACGGTCGGTACGGTCGTGGCGCTGGTCGCGCTGATGGCGGTGGGGCTGCGCGGCAACCGCGAGGACTCCGACAACCCCGACGAGGTCACCGACGACGCCGTCGAGGTCGCCGACGGGGCCCTGGCGAGCGCCGCCGAACCCGCCTGA
- a CDS encoding DUF732 domain-containing protein codes for MKTTELIVVANNPNTRSPTRMLSLLAVGLVMVLSVLGHALMSAPEASAVPAFSDEDRQYIELLADAGIDARRTYYDVALEGRQIANDVRWGASPLAIANDYYYGSDLTWYQAKYLVTAAIVVYAPEMLPPSVGGPSELA; via the coding sequence ATGAAGACCACCGAACTTATTGTCGTGGCAAACAACCCGAACACCCGCTCGCCGACTCGGATGCTGTCACTCCTGGCCGTCGGCCTCGTGATGGTTCTCTCGGTGTTGGGCCATGCCCTGATGAGCGCGCCGGAGGCGTCGGCGGTTCCGGCGTTCTCGGACGAGGATCGCCAGTACATCGAACTGCTCGCCGACGCGGGCATCGATGCGAGGCGCACCTACTACGACGTCGCACTCGAGGGCCGTCAGATCGCCAACGATGTGCGTTGGGGCGCAAGCCCGTTGGCGATCGCGAACGATTACTACTACGGGAGTGACCTGACGTGGTACCAGGCCAAGTACCTGGTGACGGCAGCGATCGTCGTCTACGCCCCCGAGATGCTGCCGCCGTCGGTGGGTGGGCCGTCGGAACTGGCCTGA
- a CDS encoding DHA2 family efflux MFS transporter permease subunit, translating into MFSTSEARPVTGDPWHALWAMMVGFFMILVDATIVAVANPVLMEKLGADYDAVIWVTSAYLLAYAVPLLVAGRLGDRFGPKNVYLVGLAVFTAASLWCGLAGSIDTLIAARVVQGVGAALLTPQTLSTITRIFPPERRGVAMSVWGATAGVATLVGPLAGGVLVDHLGWQWIFFVNVPVGVAGLALAFWRVPALTTTAHRFDLLGVLLSGVGMFAIVFGLQEGQSHGWQPWIWVVIVAGVAVMAGFVYWQSVNPHEPLIPLRIFGDRDFSLSSFGVAVIGFVVTGMIVPAMFFAQAVCGLSPTESALLTAPMAIASGVLAPAVGRIVDRAHPRPIVGFGFSALAIGLTWLSIEMTPDTPIWRLVLPFLVMGIGMAFIWSPLAATATRNLAPHLAGAGSGVYNATRQVGSVLGSAGMAAFMTSRISAEMPSAQGGAPRGEGAVSALPEFLQVPFAAAMSQSLLLPAFVALIGVVAAIFLRGFGEVSAPVVAAPVARADPRDDSVDDSHGYDDDDYLEYAVSWDDLQFTEPISTRPEVGADDSVTTPLATRGRRAEAAAEPSGADDPWRRVLDELLPEPPARPEVEPIGFAHNGFHVEGEETPVDDRRGRRYRDAGDAAPAWLREFGERSRRGTDTPSGGRHSRRDGD; encoded by the coding sequence ATGTTCTCCACGTCCGAAGCGCGACCGGTGACCGGTGACCCATGGCATGCGCTGTGGGCCATGATGGTCGGCTTCTTCATGATCCTGGTCGACGCCACCATCGTGGCGGTCGCCAACCCGGTGCTCATGGAGAAGCTGGGCGCCGACTACGACGCGGTGATCTGGGTGACCAGCGCCTATCTGCTGGCCTACGCGGTCCCGCTGCTGGTAGCGGGTCGGCTGGGGGACCGGTTCGGGCCCAAGAACGTCTACCTGGTCGGTCTGGCCGTATTCACCGCCGCCTCGCTGTGGTGCGGGCTGGCCGGGTCCATCGACACGCTGATCGCCGCACGGGTCGTCCAGGGCGTCGGCGCGGCACTGCTGACGCCGCAGACCCTGTCGACGATCACCCGCATCTTCCCGCCCGAGCGGCGCGGTGTGGCGATGAGTGTGTGGGGTGCGACGGCCGGGGTGGCCACGCTGGTGGGGCCGCTGGCGGGTGGCGTGCTGGTGGACCACCTCGGTTGGCAGTGGATCTTCTTCGTCAACGTGCCGGTCGGGGTGGCGGGCCTGGCGTTGGCGTTCTGGCGGGTGCCCGCGCTGACCACCACCGCGCACCGGTTCGACCTGCTCGGGGTGCTGCTGTCCGGGGTCGGGATGTTCGCGATCGTCTTCGGGCTGCAGGAGGGGCAGTCCCACGGCTGGCAGCCCTGGATCTGGGTGGTCATCGTGGCCGGCGTCGCGGTGATGGCCGGGTTCGTCTACTGGCAGTCGGTCAACCCCCACGAACCGTTGATCCCGTTGCGGATCTTCGGTGACCGCGACTTCTCGCTGTCCAGCTTCGGCGTCGCCGTCATCGGCTTCGTGGTGACCGGCATGATCGTGCCCGCGATGTTCTTCGCCCAGGCGGTGTGTGGGCTGTCGCCGACCGAGTCGGCGCTGCTGACCGCGCCGATGGCCATCGCCAGTGGAGTGCTGGCACCCGCGGTCGGGCGAATCGTCGACCGCGCCCATCCGCGACCGATCGTCGGGTTCGGGTTCTCGGCGCTGGCGATCGGGCTGACCTGGTTGTCGATCGAGATGACGCCGGATACGCCGATCTGGCGGCTGGTCCTGCCGTTCCTCGTGATGGGTATCGGTATGGCGTTCATCTGGTCGCCGCTGGCGGCCACCGCGACCCGGAATCTGGCACCGCATCTCGCCGGCGCCGGGTCCGGCGTCTACAACGCGACGCGTCAGGTCGGGTCGGTGCTGGGCAGCGCCGGCATGGCGGCGTTCATGACGTCGCGGATCAGCGCGGAGATGCCGTCGGCGCAGGGCGGGGCGCCGCGCGGGGAGGGGGCGGTGTCGGCGCTCCCCGAATTCCTTCAGGTGCCGTTCGCCGCCGCGATGTCGCAGTCGCTGCTGCTGCCGGCGTTCGTGGCGTTGATCGGGGTGGTCGCGGCGATCTTCCTGCGCGGCTTCGGCGAGGTATCGGCGCCGGTTGTCGCCGCGCCGGTGGCGCGCGCCGACCCCCGGGACGACTCCGTCGACGACAGCCACGGCTATGACGACGACGACTACCTCGAGTACGCCGTCAGCTGGGACGATCTTCAGTTCACCGAACCCATCTCGACCCGTCCTGAGGTCGGCGCCGACGACAGTGTCACGACGCCGCTCGCAACGCGGGGCCGCCGCGCGGAGGCGGCCGCCGAGCCGTCCGGTGCCGACGATCCGTGGCGCCGTGTGCTCGACGAACTGCTACCGGAGCCGCCGGCCCGGCCCGAGGTCGAGCCGATCGGCTTCGCGCACAACGGTTTCCATGTGGAGGGAGAGGAGACGCCGGTCGACGACAGACGGGGCCGGCGATACCGAGACGCCGGCGACGCTGCACCCGCATGGCTGCGCGAGTTCGGTGAACGCTCGCGCCGCGGAACGGACACCCCCTCCGGCGGCCGTCATTCACGCCGCGACGGCGACTGA
- a CDS encoding LppP/LprE family lipoprotein → MAVGTAALSALVGCGSGDSTVSKTPEATGPSPAPTAPATPSIAPTVGPPPAAGPSDPCAVNLAAPEIAKAVSSLPRDPRSNQAWSPEPVAGNYNECAQLSAVIVRANTNAENPNTRAVMFHLGKFIPTGVPDTYGFNGLDPAGTTGDTVALRYSGEVDGLASIVRFRWNGNGVELIGNTG, encoded by the coding sequence ATGGCGGTCGGGACGGCCGCACTGTCGGCCCTCGTCGGCTGCGGTTCCGGCGATTCGACGGTGTCCAAGACCCCCGAGGCGACCGGACCCTCACCGGCGCCCACCGCCCCCGCCACCCCGAGCATCGCCCCGACCGTCGGGCCGCCGCCGGCCGCCGGGCCGTCGGACCCGTGCGCGGTGAACCTGGCCGCCCCCGAGATCGCCAAGGCCGTCTCCTCGCTGCCGCGCGACCCCCGCAGCAACCAGGCGTGGAGCCCCGAACCGGTGGCAGGCAACTACAACGAGTGCGCGCAGCTGTCGGCGGTGATCGTGCGCGCCAACACCAACGCCGAGAACCCCAACACCCGCGCGGTGATGTTCCACCTCGGCAAGTTCATCCCGACCGGGGTGCCCGACACCTACGGGTTCAACGGCCTCGACCCGGCCGGCACCACCGGCGACACCGTCGCGCTGCGTTACTCCGGCGAGGTCGACGGGCTGGCCAGCATCGTGCGGTTCCGGTGGAACGGCAACGGTGTCGAGTTGATCGGCAACACCGGCTAG
- a CDS encoding TM0106 family RecB-like putative nuclease, producing the protein MFVESVGAHDEAIYSASDLAAAARCEYALLRSFDARLGWGPSVATEDELLARTADLGDEHEKRHLDTLRTDSDHNVTVIGRPPYTVAGLTAAAEATTRAVARRAPVIYQAAMFDGRFAGFADFLILEGDRYLLRDTKLARSVKVEALLQLAAYAEALTAAGVPVADEVELVLGDGATARYPLEELLPVYRPRRAALQRLLDDHLAGGTPVRWEDETVRACFRCPECSIEVRAQDDLLLVAGMRVSQRARFHEAGITTVAELAAHQGPVPELPARTVTALSAQARLQTAPRVDGKPPYEVADPQPLMLLPEPDKGDLFFDFEGDPLWTDDGHEWGLEYLFGVLDTADGFHPLWAHDRPQERKALEDFLELVRKRRKRHPNMHIYHYAAYEKTALLRLAGRYGVGEDAVDDLLRSGVLVDLYPLVRKSFRIGTENYSLKSLEPLYMGGQLRTGDVTTAAASITEYARYCELRAEGRDDDAAVVLKDIEDYNRYDCTSTRKLRDWLVCRAIDCEVPPRGPQPVRDGAEPEPVDALDRTLCRYAGDELEGRTPEQSAVAMVAAARGYHRREDKPFWWSHFDRLNNPVDEWADSTDVFLVDPGGAQVEVDWHTPPRARKPQRRVRLSGAMAAGGLSRDMYALYEPPAPAGLGDDPDRRAAGSVTVVECNAPDVPTEVVVVERTPRDGGVFDQLPFALAPGPPIRTTALRESIEATAADLAERLPRLPETAVTDILLRRPPRTRSGAPLPTGPDVSAAITAALLDLDSSYLAVHGPPGTGKTFTAAAIIATLVNTHGWRIGVVAQSHAVVENLFRGVMDAGVDAARVAKKRGHGDDANWTVLEEAGFPGFVADRDGCVIGGTAWDFANGNRIPRGCLDLLVIEEAGQFCLANTIAVAPAAANLLLLGDPQQLPQVSQGTHPEPVDTSALGWLVDGAHTLSAERGYFLDVSWRMHPAVCAAVSRLSYDGRLQSNEAVTTARTLEGWSPGVHEVTVPHDGNATESPEEADAIIARIGRLLGSVWTDEKGSRPLAQDDVMVVTPYNAQVVLLRQRLDAGRLTDVRVGTVDKFQGQQAPVVFISMVASSIDDVPRGISFLLNRNRLNVAISRAKYAAVVVRSEALTEYLPSTPKGLVELGAFLSLPSQGAGADPD; encoded by the coding sequence GTGTTCGTCGAATCCGTTGGGGCGCACGACGAGGCCATCTACAGCGCTTCGGATCTGGCCGCCGCCGCGCGCTGCGAGTACGCGCTGCTGCGTTCATTCGACGCCCGGCTGGGATGGGGTCCGTCCGTGGCCACCGAGGACGAGCTGCTGGCCCGCACCGCCGACCTGGGTGACGAACACGAGAAGCGCCACCTCGACACACTGAGGACCGACAGCGACCACAACGTCACCGTCATCGGCAGGCCGCCCTACACCGTGGCCGGGCTGACCGCCGCCGCCGAGGCCACCACCCGCGCCGTCGCCCGCCGCGCCCCGGTGATCTACCAGGCCGCGATGTTCGACGGCCGGTTCGCCGGTTTCGCCGACTTCCTGATCCTCGAGGGCGACCGCTACCTGCTGCGCGACACCAAGCTGGCGCGTTCGGTGAAGGTCGAGGCGCTGCTGCAGCTGGCCGCGTACGCCGAGGCGCTGACCGCGGCGGGGGTGCCGGTCGCCGACGAGGTGGAGCTCGTGCTCGGCGACGGGGCCACCGCCCGCTATCCGCTCGAGGAACTGCTGCCGGTGTACCGGCCGCGGCGGGCCGCGCTGCAGCGGCTGCTCGACGACCATCTCGCCGGCGGGACGCCGGTGCGCTGGGAGGACGAGACCGTCCGGGCGTGTTTCCGCTGTCCGGAGTGCAGCATCGAGGTGCGCGCACAGGACGACCTGCTGCTCGTCGCGGGCATGCGGGTCAGCCAGCGCGCCCGGTTCCACGAGGCGGGGATCACCACCGTGGCCGAACTCGCCGCGCACCAGGGTCCGGTGCCGGAACTGCCGGCGCGCACCGTCACCGCGTTGAGCGCCCAGGCCCGGCTGCAGACCGCACCGCGCGTCGACGGCAAACCGCCCTACGAGGTCGCCGATCCGCAGCCGCTGATGCTGCTCCCCGAACCCGACAAGGGTGACCTCTTCTTCGATTTCGAGGGCGACCCGTTGTGGACCGACGACGGCCACGAGTGGGGCCTGGAGTACCTGTTCGGTGTGCTCGACACCGCCGACGGGTTCCACCCGCTGTGGGCGCATGACCGGCCGCAGGAACGGAAGGCGCTCGAGGACTTCCTCGAGTTGGTGCGCAAGCGGCGCAAACGCCATCCGAACATGCACATCTACCACTACGCCGCATACGAGAAGACCGCGCTGCTGCGCCTCGCCGGGCGCTACGGCGTCGGTGAGGACGCGGTCGACGACCTGTTGCGCAGCGGGGTGTTGGTCGACCTGTACCCGTTGGTGCGCAAGAGTTTTCGCATCGGCACCGAGAACTACAGCCTCAAGTCACTGGAGCCGCTGTACATGGGTGGGCAGCTGCGCACCGGGGACGTGACCACGGCCGCGGCGTCGATCACCGAGTACGCCCGCTACTGCGAGCTGCGCGCCGAGGGCCGTGACGACGACGCCGCCGTCGTCCTCAAGGACATCGAGGACTACAACCGTTACGACTGCACCTCGACGCGCAAACTGCGCGACTGGCTGGTGTGCCGGGCCATCGACTGCGAGGTGCCGCCGCGGGGGCCGCAGCCGGTCCGCGACGGCGCCGAGCCCGAACCCGTCGACGCCCTCGACCGCACGCTGTGCCGTTACGCGGGCGACGAACTGGAGGGCCGCACCCCGGAGCAGTCGGCGGTCGCGATGGTCGCCGCCGCCCGCGGCTACCACCGTCGCGAGGACAAACCGTTCTGGTGGTCGCATTTCGACCGGCTCAACAACCCGGTCGACGAATGGGCCGACAGCACCGACGTCTTCCTCGTCGACCCCGGCGGCGCACAGGTCGAGGTGGATTGGCACACGCCGCCGCGGGCCCGCAAACCGCAGCGCCGGGTCCGGTTGAGCGGCGCGATGGCCGCCGGCGGGCTCAGCCGCGACATGTACGCCCTCTATGAACCGCCCGCCCCGGCCGGGCTCGGCGACGATCCGGACCGTCGCGCGGCGGGCAGCGTCACCGTCGTCGAGTGCAACGCCCCCGACGTCCCCACCGAAGTGGTCGTCGTCGAGCGCACCCCACGGGACGGCGGGGTGTTCGACCAGTTGCCCTTCGCGCTGGCGCCGGGGCCGCCGATCCGCACGACCGCGCTGCGTGAATCGATCGAGGCGACGGCCGCCGACCTGGCCGAGCGCCTCCCCCGGCTACCCGAAACCGCGGTCACCGACATCCTGCTGCGCCGCCCGCCGCGGACCCGCAGCGGCGCCCCACTGCCCACCGGGCCCGACGTCTCGGCCGCGATCACCGCCGCGCTGCTCGACCTCGACTCGTCCTACCTGGCCGTGCACGGCCCACCCGGCACCGGCAAGACGTTCACCGCGGCGGCCATCATCGCGACGCTGGTCAACACGCACGGCTGGCGGATCGGGGTGGTGGCGCAGTCACATGCGGTGGTGGAGAACCTCTTCCGCGGGGTCATGGACGCGGGGGTGGACGCGGCGCGGGTGGCCAAGAAACGGGGGCACGGCGACGACGCCAACTGGACCGTACTCGAGGAGGCGGGGTTCCCCGGCTTCGTGGCGGACCGCGACGGTTGCGTGATCGGCGGCACCGCTTGGGATTTCGCGAACGGCAACCGGATTCCGCGCGGCTGCCTCGACCTGCTCGTCATCGAGGAGGCCGGGCAGTTCTGCCTGGCCAACACGATCGCTGTGGCGCCGGCGGCGGCGAATCTGCTGCTGCTCGGTGACCCGCAACAGCTACCCCAGGTCAGCCAGGGCACGCACCCCGAACCGGTCGACACCTCCGCGCTGGGGTGGCTGGTCGACGGTGCGCACACGCTGTCCGCCGAACGCGGCTACTTTCTCGACGTGTCCTGGCGGATGCATCCGGCGGTGTGCGCGGCGGTGTCCCGGCTGTCCTACGACGGGCGGCTGCAATCGAATGAGGCGGTGACCACCGCGCGCACGCTCGAGGGCTGGTCACCCGGGGTGCACGAGGTGACCGTGCCCCACGACGGCAACGCCACCGAAAGCCCGGAGGAGGCCGACGCGATCATCGCGCGGATCGGCAGGTTGCTCGGTTCGGTGTGGACCGACGAGAAGGGTTCCCGACCGCTCGCACAGGACGACGTGATGGTGGTGACGCCGTACAACGCCCAGGTGGTGCTGCTGCGCCAACGTCTCGACGCGGGAAGGCTGACCGACGTGCGGGTGGGGACAGTCGACAAATTCCAGGGCCAGCAGGCGCCGGTGGTGTTCATCTCCATGGTGGCGTCCTCGATCGACGACGTGCCGCGGGGAATCTCGTTCCTGCTCAACCGGAATCGGCTCAACGTGGCGATCAGCCGCGCGAAGTACGCCGCCGTGGTCGTGCGCTCGGAGGCCCTCACCGAGTACCTGCCTTCCACGCCGAAGGGACTGGTCGAACTCGGCGCGTTCCTGTCGTTGCCGAGTCAGGGTGCGGGCGCTGACCCGGATTGA